The segment GCCAGGCTCCGCGAACATCGCCGATGGCTTTATCGTCTATGGGCTAATGCCCAACAATAAACTGCTCGATGAACTGCCCGCACAGCGCACCCTGGTGGCCGTCGATTTTGATATTGAAGGTTGCCCAACGGTGCATATCGATGACACCGCCGCCAGCTATAAAATCGCCCAGCATGCGCTTAACGAGTTGCCCAAACGCCCGGCGATTATCAATCTGCGTTTAACCAAAGAGACCTGCAACGGCCGGGTGACGGACGAGCACACCCTGCTGCCCAACACCAGCACGATCAGCCGCGCCCGCCTTGAGGGCTTTCATAGCGCGCTGAGTGAGCAAGGGGTGGATGTGGAGCACGTGCCGCTTTGGAATATCGAGGAGAATACCTTTGAGGTGTGCTCGCCGGTGATTGCCGAGATTCTCGACCAGCCCATAGAAAAACGGCCAGACTTGCTGCTGTGCATGTCTGACCGCATTGCGCTTACGGCGCTAACGCTGGCCGAGCAGCGCGGTATTCGGGTCCCGGAAGAGTTACGCATTACCGGGTTCGATGGCATTGCCGAGGGGCAGTACCGCGCGCCGCGTTTAACCACGGTGCGCCAGGATAGCGTGGGCAAAGGGCGGGTTGCGGCGCAGATGA is part of the Halomonas alkaliantarctica genome and harbors:
- a CDS encoding LacI family DNA-binding transcriptional regulator, coding for MTDQRRMTLKDLAQELNVSTATISNAFNRPDQLSPALRERILKEAKRLGYSGPDAKARSLRTGRSRIIAVILAESLTYSLNDAVASEFLSGVAEVLDAHGHTLLLLPGRGHASQPPGSANIADGFIVYGLMPNNKLLDELPAQRTLVAVDFDIEGCPTVHIDDTAASYKIAQHALNELPKRPAIINLRLTKETCNGRVTDEHTLLPNTSTISRARLEGFHSALSEQGVDVEHVPLWNIEENTFEVCSPVIAEILDQPIEKRPDLLLCMSDRIALTALTLAEQRGIRVPEELRITGFDGIAEGQYRAPRLTTVRQDSVGKGRVAAQMILGRIPLAQQLLQTELLLGDTCP